In one Corallococcus sp. EGB genomic region, the following are encoded:
- the hemC gene encoding hydroxymethylbilane synthase — protein MKTVRIATRESPLALWQANHVGSLLTRHNPGLEVTLVKMTTEGDRFLSAPLSAVGGKGLFVKEIEQALLDGRADVAVHSLKDMTSVFPEGLILAAVPAREDPRDAFCSPEGHTLAMLPPGAKVGTSSLRRSCILRARRPDLEIVSVRGNVQTRLQRTRELKLAGAMLAAAGLKRLGLDHHITQVVPVEDSLPAVGQGVLAIQCREADADVRALLAPLEDLATRNAVRAERAFLAKLEGGCTVPLAGHATVAGGQVYLRGLVGRPDGSRVVRGEVRGPVPEAERLGEALADELLSRGAGDILRDFGRREGASRA, from the coding sequence ATGAAGACGGTGCGTATCGCGACGCGGGAGAGCCCGCTGGCGCTGTGGCAGGCGAATCACGTGGGCTCGCTCCTCACCCGGCACAACCCCGGCCTGGAGGTCACCCTGGTGAAGATGACCACCGAGGGCGACCGCTTCCTCTCCGCGCCGCTGTCCGCGGTGGGGGGCAAGGGCCTGTTCGTGAAGGAGATCGAGCAGGCGCTGCTCGACGGCCGCGCGGACGTGGCGGTGCACAGCCTGAAGGACATGACGTCGGTGTTCCCGGAGGGGCTCATCCTGGCGGCGGTGCCCGCGCGCGAGGATCCGCGCGACGCGTTCTGCAGCCCGGAGGGGCACACGCTGGCGATGCTGCCCCCGGGCGCGAAGGTGGGCACGTCCTCGCTCCGGCGCAGCTGCATCCTGCGCGCGCGCCGCCCGGACCTGGAGATCGTCTCCGTGCGCGGCAACGTGCAGACGCGGCTGCAGAGGACGCGCGAGCTGAAGCTCGCGGGCGCCATGCTCGCGGCGGCGGGGCTCAAGCGCCTGGGCCTGGACCACCACATCACCCAGGTGGTGCCGGTGGAGGACAGCCTGCCGGCGGTGGGGCAGGGCGTGCTGGCCATCCAGTGCCGCGAGGCGGACGCGGACGTGCGCGCGCTGCTCGCCCCGCTGGAGGACCTCGCCACGCGCAACGCGGTGCGGGCCGAGCGTGCCTTCCTGGCGAAGCTGGAGGGCGGCTGCACCGTGCCGCTCGCCGGCCACGCCACGGTGGCGGGCGGCCAGGTGTACCTGCGCGGCCTGGTGGGCCGGCCGGATGGTTCGCGGGTGGTGCGGGGCGAGGTGCGAGGCCCCGTACCGGAGGCGGAGCGGCTGGGCGAGGCGCTCGCGGACGAGCTCCTGTCGCGCGGGGCAGGGGACATCCTGCGCGATTTCGGCCGCCGCGAAGGCGCGTCCCGCGCCTAG
- the hemA gene encoding glutamyl-tRNA reductase, with product MEFICIGVSHRTAPLGVRERLALPEARQTEVLQRLAQAPVEALWVSTCNRVEVYLAAPNMEQARERVRETLHSLGGAEALEHLYEHQGEAALVHLFRVASSLDSMVLGEAQILGQVKDAFERGQGAGAVRGELTRACAAAFGCAKRVRTETAVGRAATSMASAAVQLASKVFDGLKDKTVLVVGAGEMGELAARHLKNAGAGKLLVTNRTLARAEALVAEVGGVAKPFEELFTWLAAADVVVTSTASPVPLFTRDNVGALGKARKGRPLFMVDLAVPRDIDPAVGTLDWVHAYDVDDIQKFVADNAAARAEEAHKAGGLVAQEVARFARERALRDGMPVLARLRQRAEAIARAEVERTLLGLGDGLTDKQKKSIEAMGRAIVNKLLHEPTARLRAVGPQGEGNRLAGAAAELFGLSEAEAAAIAPEETAAPAAEGRNTVVATGSRR from the coding sequence ATGGAATTCATCTGCATTGGCGTGTCGCACCGCACCGCTCCCCTGGGCGTCCGCGAGCGGCTGGCATTGCCCGAAGCCCGGCAGACGGAAGTGCTGCAGCGGCTGGCGCAGGCGCCCGTGGAGGCGCTCTGGGTGTCCACGTGCAACCGCGTGGAGGTGTACCTGGCGGCTCCCAACATGGAGCAGGCGCGCGAGCGCGTGCGGGAGACGCTGCACTCCCTGGGCGGCGCGGAGGCGCTGGAGCACCTGTATGAGCACCAGGGCGAGGCGGCGCTCGTGCACCTGTTCCGCGTGGCGTCCAGCCTGGACTCCATGGTGCTGGGCGAGGCGCAGATCCTGGGCCAGGTGAAGGACGCCTTCGAGCGGGGCCAGGGCGCGGGCGCGGTGCGCGGGGAGCTGACGCGCGCGTGCGCGGCGGCGTTCGGCTGCGCCAAGCGCGTGCGCACGGAGACGGCGGTGGGGCGCGCGGCGACGTCCATGGCGTCCGCGGCCGTGCAACTGGCCAGCAAGGTGTTCGACGGGCTCAAGGACAAGACCGTGCTGGTGGTGGGCGCGGGCGAGATGGGCGAGCTGGCGGCGCGGCACCTGAAGAACGCGGGGGCGGGCAAGCTGCTCGTCACCAACCGCACGCTCGCGCGCGCGGAGGCGCTGGTGGCGGAGGTGGGCGGCGTCGCGAAGCCCTTCGAGGAGCTGTTCACGTGGCTGGCCGCCGCGGACGTGGTGGTGACGAGCACCGCGTCGCCGGTCCCGCTCTTCACGCGCGACAACGTGGGCGCGCTGGGCAAGGCCCGCAAGGGGCGGCCGCTGTTCATGGTGGACCTGGCGGTGCCGCGAGACATCGACCCGGCGGTGGGCACGCTGGACTGGGTGCACGCGTACGACGTGGACGACATCCAGAAGTTCGTCGCGGACAACGCCGCCGCGCGCGCGGAGGAGGCGCACAAGGCGGGCGGGCTGGTGGCGCAGGAGGTGGCGCGCTTCGCCCGGGAGCGCGCGCTGCGCGACGGCATGCCGGTGCTGGCGCGGCTGCGTCAGCGCGCGGAGGCCATCGCCCGCGCGGAGGTGGAGCGCACGCTGCTGGGCCTGGGCGACGGGCTCACCGACAAGCAGAAGAAGAGCATCGAGGCCATGGGACGCGCCATCGTGAACAAGCTGCTGCATGAGCCCACCGCGCGCCTGCGCGCCGTGGGGCCCCAGGGTGAAGGCAACCGGCTGGCGGGCGCCGCCGCGGAGCTGTTCGGCCTGTCGGAGGCGGAGGCCGCCGCCATCGCGCCGGAGGAGACCGCCGCCCCCGCGGCGGAGGGACGCAACACCGTGGTGGCCACCGGGAGCCGGCGATGA
- a CDS encoding inner membrane protein YpjD yields the protein MSHTLVSLACHAYGLAALVYLAFLVRQSQVLAVVGRVLVGTGLLMHCVALVEMLGAQGGRLVGPAQGMSTFAFLLLALFLALDVRYRKPVIGAFLTPLAVAVLLIGMLLHGGSTPLPDAVRQPLLPVHVIIALLGMTALGVAAGVGVMYLLMEREVKSKHFGLLFSRLPSLEFLDTLNRRLVLWGFIALSLTLATGALFTTTLRGLSWALEAKHVATFVAWGMFAALVNARIFAGWRGRRVALLTMAGFCLVLVSFLSSYDLSAAGPGMP from the coding sequence ATGAGCCATACGCTCGTCTCGCTCGCCTGCCACGCCTACGGCCTGGCCGCGCTCGTCTACCTCGCCTTCCTGGTCCGCCAATCCCAGGTGCTCGCCGTCGTCGGCCGGGTGCTGGTGGGGACCGGGCTGTTGATGCATTGCGTCGCCCTCGTCGAGATGCTGGGGGCGCAGGGGGGCCGGCTGGTGGGCCCCGCGCAGGGCATGTCCACCTTCGCCTTCCTGCTGCTGGCGCTGTTCCTGGCGCTGGACGTGCGCTACCGCAAGCCCGTCATCGGCGCGTTCCTCACGCCGCTGGCGGTGGCGGTGCTGCTCATCGGCATGTTGTTGCACGGCGGGTCCACGCCGCTGCCGGACGCGGTCCGCCAGCCGCTGTTGCCGGTGCACGTCATCATCGCGCTCCTGGGGATGACGGCCTTGGGCGTGGCGGCCGGGGTGGGCGTCATGTACCTGCTGATGGAGCGCGAGGTGAAGTCCAAGCACTTCGGGCTGCTCTTCTCGCGGCTGCCGTCGCTGGAGTTCCTGGACACGCTCAACCGCCGGCTCGTCCTGTGGGGCTTCATCGCGCTGTCGCTCACGCTGGCGACGGGCGCGCTCTTCACCACCACGCTGCGGGGGCTCTCCTGGGCCCTGGAAGCCAAGCACGTGGCGACCTTCGTCGCGTGGGGCATGTTCGCCGCGCTCGTCAACGCGCGCATCTTCGCGGGCTGGAGAGGCCGGCGGGTGGCGCTGCTCACCATGGCCGGCTTCTGCCTGGTGCTGGTCTCCTTCCTGTCGTCCTACGACCTTTCCGCCGCTGGCCCGGGGATGCCGTAG
- the trxA gene encoding thioredoxin → MAGDVINIGDSDFQKQVLDSQQPVLVDFWATWCAPCRAIAPSVEALSGQYKGQVTFAKMDIDANQDTPQKYGIRSIPTLLLFKGGKVVDQIVGAVPKSRIDEVIRKNL, encoded by the coding sequence ATGGCTGGCGACGTGATCAACATCGGTGATTCGGACTTCCAGAAGCAGGTCCTGGATTCGCAACAACCCGTGCTGGTGGACTTCTGGGCCACCTGGTGCGCGCCCTGCCGCGCCATCGCGCCCTCCGTCGAGGCGCTGTCCGGCCAGTACAAGGGCCAGGTGACGTTCGCGAAGATGGACATCGACGCGAACCAGGACACGCCCCAGAAGTATGGCATCCGCTCCATCCCCACCCTGCTGCTCTTCAAGGGCGGCAAGGTCGTGGACCAGATCGTCGGCGCGGTGCCCAAGTCGAGGATCGACGAGGTCATCCGGAAGAATCTCTGA
- a CDS encoding PilZ domain-containing protein, with translation MVVQRKGATTVKAAAAVRGPEGAQTSRPFVPPVGTTRGVPLPVPGGAPRIEMNQGEPEHRHFPRAQLATHFDLWVEDGAGGRRFSAKLTSVNVSVSGAFLASTFFLPMGTVVRTRFALEEGASPVEARAEIVREERGPEDEGRSGFALRFLEFSGQTEVALARLFLGMRLRAFTEEYLKSQRARSLPNELERVIDVMAAWELLKATTPGDPWRGE, from the coding sequence ATGGTGGTTCAGAGGAAGGGTGCGACGACGGTGAAGGCGGCCGCGGCGGTCCGCGGGCCAGAGGGCGCGCAGACATCCCGGCCGTTCGTCCCGCCCGTGGGCACGACGCGCGGCGTGCCCCTGCCCGTGCCTGGAGGGGCGCCGCGCATCGAGATGAACCAGGGGGAGCCGGAGCACCGGCACTTCCCGCGCGCGCAGCTGGCCACGCACTTCGACCTCTGGGTGGAGGACGGCGCGGGCGGCCGGCGCTTCTCCGCGAAGCTCACGTCCGTGAACGTGAGCGTCAGCGGCGCCTTCCTCGCGAGCACCTTCTTCCTGCCCATGGGCACGGTGGTGCGCACGCGCTTCGCGCTGGAGGAGGGCGCCTCCCCCGTGGAGGCCCGCGCGGAGATCGTGCGGGAGGAGCGCGGCCCGGAGGACGAGGGCCGCAGCGGGTTCGCCCTGCGCTTCCTGGAGTTCTCCGGTCAGACGGAGGTGGCGCTCGCGAGGCTCTTCCTGGGCATGCGCCTCAGGGCCTTCACGGAGGAGTACCTCAAGTCCCAGCGCGCCCGCTCCCTGCCCAATGAGCTGGAGCGGGTCATCGACGTGATGGCGGCCTGGGAGCTGCTCAAGGCCACCACGCCCGGAGACCCCTGGCGCGGCGAGTAG